Proteins encoded within one genomic window of Episyrphus balteatus chromosome 1, idEpiBalt1.1, whole genome shotgun sequence:
- the LOC129907503 gene encoding facilitated trehalose transporter Tret1-2 homolog isoform X2, which translates to MMSLLCLGMLAFGMGLALPAVTLNQLTDPKEKIHLDKSEASWFASVTTITCPLGSLLTAYVMDKIGRKRTFVLFNCIAIVSWALMASAVQDNPETVFIQLMISRCLIGVAMGMASSPGGVYGAEISLPKIRSRLILGSSLATASGVLAIYVLGYFIRSDWHLLAMVLLGLQITFVLLLIPVIETPSWLLSKGRHKEAKASLSYFRGLKTHETHDEVDAEFELLMKSINSGNQNERKKPFRKSLSLPEVYKPLLIMCGLFFFQQFSGIYVVVVYAVQIASEAGSSVDPILCAVLIGLARVLTTCLLGFILEKMGRRQAAMMSASGMAICMFLLGISKYLQIPYFAATVMIIYIVFSALGLWTLPFFIAAEVFPQSVRGPCSGVIGFFVYVMAFLILKAHPYLVDWMTHSNVLIFYAAMSLFAVFYVYIFLPETKGKTLQEIEEYFRTGKQGVRKDVMEVEMQETFVRTKA; encoded by the exons ATGATGTCTCTTCTTTGTCTTGGCATGCTTGCTTTTGGAATGGGTTTAGCTCTGCCAGCTGTAACACTAAATCAACTTACAGAtcctaaagaaaaaatacactTGGATAAATCCGAAGCTTCTTGGTTTG CTTCTGTTACAACAATAACCTGTCCATTAGGATCACTATTAACAGCTTATGTTATGGACAAAATAGGACGTAAACGGACATTTGTACTTTTCAACTGCATTGCAATCGTTTCATGGGCTTTGATGGCTTCAGCAGTCCAAGACAATCCCGAAACTGTCTTTATTCAGCTAATGATTTCGAGATGTCTTATTGGTGTAGCTATGGGAATGGCAAGTTCACCAGGAGGTGTTTATGGAGCAGAAATTAGTTTACCCAAAATACGAAGTAGATTGATTTTGGGATCATCACTGGCCACAGCTAGTGGGGTTTTAGCTATCTATGTTTTGGGTTATTTCATTAGG agtgatTGGCATCTTCTGGCAATGGTCTTACTGGGTCTTCAAATCACGTTCGTTCTTCTCTTGATTCCGGTGATCGAGACTCCAAGTTGGCTCTTATCAAAAGGAAGACACAAAGAAGCTAAAGCATCACTGTCATACTTCAGAGGTCTTAAAACTC atgaaacccACGATGAAGTCGATGCTGAATTTGAACTTCTCATGAAGTCTATAAACTCGGGAAACCAAAATGAACGGAAAAAACCATTCCGAAAGTCACTTAGTCTTCCAGAAGTCTATAAGCCACTTTTGATAATGTGTGGACTTTTCTTCTTCCAACAGTTTTCTGGAATCTACGTCGTCGTTGTGTACGCAGTACAAATTGCATCCGAAGCTGGTTCTTCGGTTGATCCAATTCTATGTGCAGTATTAATAGGCCTTGCAAGAGTTCTAACAACCTGCCTTTTAGGatttatattggaaaaaatggGTCGCAGACAAGCTGCTATGATGTCTGCTTCAGGAATGGCTATATGCATGTTTCTTCTAGGCATTTCCAAATATCTTCAAATACCTTATTTTGCTGCAACAGTTATGATCATCTACATTGTTTTTAGTGCTTTGGGTCTATGGACTTTGCCATTTTTTATTGCTGCAGAAGTATTCCCACAAAGTGTTCGGGGTCCATGTTCGGGAGTTAtaggattttttgtttatgtaatGGCATTTTTGATTCTTAAAGCACATCCATATTTAGTCGATTGGATGACACACAGTAATGTGCTGATATTTTATGCTGCTATGTCACTATTTGCAGTATTTTATGTGTACATCTTTTTACCGGAGACGAAGGGAAAAACTTTACAGGAGATTGAAGAGTATTTTCGAACAGGGAAACAAGGTGTTCGAAAAGATGTAATGGAAGTTGAAATGCAAGAAACATTTGTAAGAACAAAAGCATAG
- the LOC129907503 gene encoding facilitated trehalose transporter Tret1-2 homolog isoform X1 yields MPEYQDELETLQNGDTRPRIVSGMNRPIQYKPLGEQPKAVRRQEWMMSLLCLGMLAFGMGLALPAVTLNQLTDPKEKIHLDKSEASWFASVTTITCPLGSLLTAYVMDKIGRKRTFVLFNCIAIVSWALMASAVQDNPETVFIQLMISRCLIGVAMGMASSPGGVYGAEISLPKIRSRLILGSSLATASGVLAIYVLGYFIRSDWHLLAMVLLGLQITFVLLLIPVIETPSWLLSKGRHKEAKASLSYFRGLKTHETHDEVDAEFELLMKSINSGNQNERKKPFRKSLSLPEVYKPLLIMCGLFFFQQFSGIYVVVVYAVQIASEAGSSVDPILCAVLIGLARVLTTCLLGFILEKMGRRQAAMMSASGMAICMFLLGISKYLQIPYFAATVMIIYIVFSALGLWTLPFFIAAEVFPQSVRGPCSGVIGFFVYVMAFLILKAHPYLVDWMTHSNVLIFYAAMSLFAVFYVYIFLPETKGKTLQEIEEYFRTGKQGVRKDVMEVEMQETFVRTKA; encoded by the exons ATGCCAGAATACCAAGATGAACTAGAAACACTTCAAAATGGTGACACGAGACCTCGAATTGTTTCTGGTATGAACAGACCAATTCAATACAAGCCATTAGGTGAACAACCAAAAGCGGTCCGAAGACAA gAATGGATGATGTCTCTTCTTTGTCTTGGCATGCTTGCTTTTGGAATGGGTTTAGCTCTGCCAGCTGTAACACTAAATCAACTTACAGAtcctaaagaaaaaatacactTGGATAAATCCGAAGCTTCTTGGTTTG CTTCTGTTACAACAATAACCTGTCCATTAGGATCACTATTAACAGCTTATGTTATGGACAAAATAGGACGTAAACGGACATTTGTACTTTTCAACTGCATTGCAATCGTTTCATGGGCTTTGATGGCTTCAGCAGTCCAAGACAATCCCGAAACTGTCTTTATTCAGCTAATGATTTCGAGATGTCTTATTGGTGTAGCTATGGGAATGGCAAGTTCACCAGGAGGTGTTTATGGAGCAGAAATTAGTTTACCCAAAATACGAAGTAGATTGATTTTGGGATCATCACTGGCCACAGCTAGTGGGGTTTTAGCTATCTATGTTTTGGGTTATTTCATTAGG agtgatTGGCATCTTCTGGCAATGGTCTTACTGGGTCTTCAAATCACGTTCGTTCTTCTCTTGATTCCGGTGATCGAGACTCCAAGTTGGCTCTTATCAAAAGGAAGACACAAAGAAGCTAAAGCATCACTGTCATACTTCAGAGGTCTTAAAACTC atgaaacccACGATGAAGTCGATGCTGAATTTGAACTTCTCATGAAGTCTATAAACTCGGGAAACCAAAATGAACGGAAAAAACCATTCCGAAAGTCACTTAGTCTTCCAGAAGTCTATAAGCCACTTTTGATAATGTGTGGACTTTTCTTCTTCCAACAGTTTTCTGGAATCTACGTCGTCGTTGTGTACGCAGTACAAATTGCATCCGAAGCTGGTTCTTCGGTTGATCCAATTCTATGTGCAGTATTAATAGGCCTTGCAAGAGTTCTAACAACCTGCCTTTTAGGatttatattggaaaaaatggGTCGCAGACAAGCTGCTATGATGTCTGCTTCAGGAATGGCTATATGCATGTTTCTTCTAGGCATTTCCAAATATCTTCAAATACCTTATTTTGCTGCAACAGTTATGATCATCTACATTGTTTTTAGTGCTTTGGGTCTATGGACTTTGCCATTTTTTATTGCTGCAGAAGTATTCCCACAAAGTGTTCGGGGTCCATGTTCGGGAGTTAtaggattttttgtttatgtaatGGCATTTTTGATTCTTAAAGCACATCCATATTTAGTCGATTGGATGACACACAGTAATGTGCTGATATTTTATGCTGCTATGTCACTATTTGCAGTATTTTATGTGTACATCTTTTTACCGGAGACGAAGGGAAAAACTTTACAGGAGATTGAAGAGTATTTTCGAACAGGGAAACAAGGTGTTCGAAAAGATGTAATGGAAGTTGAAATGCAAGAAACATTTGTAAGAACAAAAGCATAG
- the LOC129912201 gene encoding uncharacterized protein LOC129912201, with product MVNYNIEYENVKKKQGIKSSIDVNSNDEQLSIPLGDQNKAIYRQEFMVFLMNFGLLTGGISLALPSVTLDQLTNPTADVYLDKTQASWFASCSSLACPFGGIICALMVDRYGRKMTIIVTNILGILGWILMAFPLKSGNSDFVFMQLIASRLMSGVVKGMGGAAAVVYGAEICLPKIRARLIMAVSMAMACGVLFIYLLGYFIRDDWRLLGMVLLGYQIISLISMIPVIESPRWLMSKGRLEESKASLSFFRGLDSGETHNEVEAEYILLAKKVPKKKGDAKVSSWKSITLPEVYKPLMLAIIFYILQQFAGTFVVIVYAVQILEKSGLHIDPYLCAVYIGIARFFVATFLMTWQLETWTRRQVGISSAISMACCMFVLAASDWISWLQMSYLTVAVMIAFVISCGGLWALPFVICSEIFPQNIRGACCGVTDGFAYFMSFVTIKLFPTMIDEMGSGNVFAFYGVTALLTALFMFLCIPETKDKTLHEIEEYFQKSRRKESKDLMVEEELRDVY from the exons ATGGTTAATTATAATATAGAATACGAGAATGTAAAAAAGAAGCAGGGAATAAAATCAAGTATTGACGTGAATTCCAACGATGAGCAATTATCTATTCCTCTTGGAGACCAAAATAAAGCAATATATAGACAG GAATTCATGGTCTTCTTAATGAATTTTGGACTATTAACTGGTGGCATAAGTTTGGCATTACCATCTGTAACATTGGATCAGCTTACAAATCCTACTGCAGATGTCTATTTAGACAAAACACAAGCTTCATGGTTTG CTTCTTGCAGCTCATTAGCATGTCCCTTTGGGGGCATTATTTGTGCCTTAATGGTGGACAGATATGGAAGAAAAATGACAATAATTGTGACAAACATTTTAGGCATTCTTGGTTGGATTTTGATGGCTTTTCCTTTGAAAAGTGGTAATTCTGATTTCGTGTTTATGCAACTAATAGCCTCGAGATTAATGAGCGGTGTTGTCAAGGGAATGGGTGGTGCAGCTGCAGTTGTTTATGGGGCAGAAATTTGCTTGCCAAAAATAAGAGCTAGACTTATAATGGCCGTATCGATGGCTATGGCTTGTGGAGTACTTTTCATATACCTTTTAGGGTACTTTATAAGG gacgaCTGGAGACTTTTGGGTATGGTCCTATTGGGATATCAGATAATCTCTTTGATATCCATGATTCCAGTGATAGAATCTCCAAGATGGCTTATGTCAAAAGGACGTCTTGAAGAGTCTAAAGCTTCATTGTCATTCTTTAGAGGTCTTGATTCgg GTGAAACTCATAATGAAGTTGAAGCTGAATACATTCTCCTTGCTAAAAAGGTTCCAAAGAAAAAAGGTGATGCCAAAGTATCAAGTTGGAAGTCTATAACTCTTCCTGAAGTCTATAAGCCATTGATGCTGGCCATTATCTTCTACATCCTTCAACAATTCGCAGGCACTTTTGTCGTAATTGTGTATGCAGTTCAAATACTTGAAAAATCCGGCTTACACATTGATCCGTATTTATGTGCTGTTTATATTGGCATAGCTAGATTTTTTGTTGCCACATTTCTTATGACCTGGCAACTGGAGACATGGACTCGTCGCCAAGTTGGAATTTCCTCAGCAATCAGTATGGCATGCTGTATGTTTGTTCTTGCTGCATCGGATTGGATAAGTTGGTTGCAAATGTCGTATCTGACAGTTGCAGTGATGATAGCTTTTGTTATTTCATGCGGTGGACTATGGGCCTTACCATTTGTTATATGCTCGGAAATATTTCCACAAAATATTCGAGGTGCATGTTGTGGAGTTACTGATGGATTTGCTTATTTTATGTCATTTGTAACGATAAAATTGTTTCCAACGATGATTGATGAGATGGGAAGCGGAAATGTGTTTGCGTTTTATGGTGTAACAGCACTTTTGACAGcattgtttatgtttttgtgTATACCAGAGACGAAAGATAAAACTTTACATGAAATTgaagaatattttcaaaaaagtcgaAGAAAAGAATCCAAGGATTTGATGGTGGAAGAAGAATTGAGAGATgtttattaa